In Pengzhenrongella sicca, a single genomic region encodes these proteins:
- the rpsQ gene encoding 30S ribosomal protein S17, translating to MSATKIEGAADSRADRKTRRGYVVSDKMDKTVVVEVEDRVKHPLYGKVIRRTSKVKAHDEANAAGVGDLVTIMETRPLSATKRWRVVEILEKAK from the coding sequence CGAAGATCGAAGGCGCTGCGGATTCCCGTGCCGACCGCAAGACGCGGCGTGGGTATGTCGTGAGCGACAAGATGGACAAGACCGTCGTGGTCGAGGTCGAGGACCGGGTCAAGCACCCGCTCTACGGCAAGGTCATCCGGCGCACGAGCAAGGTCAAGGCGCACGACGAGGCCAATGCGGCCGGCGTCGGCGACCTGGTCACGATCATGGAAACCCGCCCGCTCTCCGCGACCAAGCGGTGGCGCGTGGTGGAGATCCTCGAGAAGGCGAAGTAG